In one window of Roseovarius nanhaiticus DNA:
- the gyrB gene encoding DNA topoisomerase (ATP-hydrolyzing) subunit B, with product MSEAVAAPEEYGADSIKVLKGLDAVRKRPGMYIGDTDDGSGLHHMVYEVVDNGIDEALAGHADRVTVTIHGDSSVSVSDNGRGIPVAIHEEEGVSAAEVIMTQLHAGGKFDQNSYKVSGGLHGVGVSVVNALSDWLELRVWRNDKEHIARFERGDTVKHLEVVGPANGRKGTEVRFLASTTTFSNLAYSFEILEKRLRELAFLNSGVRILLRDERPEEPRESELFYEGGVREFVKYLDRNKTAMLPDPIFITGERDDIGIEVAMWWNDSYHETVLPFTNNIPQRDGGTHMAGFRGALTRTINNYAQSSGIAKKEKVNFTGDDAREGLTCVLSVKVPDPKFSSQTKDKLVSSEVRPAVENLVSEKLAEWFEENPNEAKIITSKIVEAALAREAARKARELTRRKSAMDVNFLAGKLKDCSEKDPTKTEVFLVEGDSAGGSAQTGRDRGTQAILPLKGKILNVERARFDRMLGSQEIGNLVMALGTGIGRDEFNIDKLRYHKIVIMTDADVDGAHIRTLLLTFFYRQMPELIENGHLFIAQPPLYKVSRGKSEVYLKDEAAMENYLIDQGVDGVTLRQGNGEDIAGQDLARVVDNARQLRRVLDAFPTHYPRHILEQAAIAGAFAPGAIEGDLQGVADKVAERLNLIALEYERGWQGRITQDHGIRLARILRGVEEVRTLDGPVLRGGEAKRTGTFTEHLQDVYNLPATLMRKDKTEMIYGPMDLLNAILKEGEKGLSLQRYKGLGEMNPDQLWETTLDPEARTLLRVEVDDVAEADDLFTKLMGDVVEPRREFIQQNALNVENLDF from the coding sequence ATGTCCGAGGCTGTGGCCGCGCCGGAAGAATATGGCGCCGATTCAATCAAGGTTCTCAAGGGTTTGGATGCCGTGCGCAAGCGTCCCGGAATGTATATCGGGGATACCGATGACGGGTCGGGCCTGCACCATATGGTTTACGAGGTCGTGGATAACGGCATCGACGAGGCGTTGGCCGGTCATGCGGACCGTGTGACCGTCACGATCCACGGCGACAGCTCGGTCTCGGTCAGCGATAATGGCCGCGGAATCCCGGTGGCGATCCACGAGGAAGAGGGAGTCTCGGCGGCCGAAGTCATCATGACCCAGCTGCATGCGGGCGGCAAATTCGACCAGAACTCCTACAAGGTGTCGGGCGGTCTGCACGGCGTTGGTGTGTCGGTGGTCAACGCGCTGAGCGACTGGCTGGAGCTGCGTGTGTGGCGCAACGACAAGGAGCATATCGCGCGGTTCGAGCGGGGCGACACCGTCAAGCATCTGGAGGTTGTCGGCCCGGCGAATGGCCGCAAGGGCACCGAAGTGCGCTTTCTCGCCTCGACAACGACGTTCTCGAACCTCGCCTACAGCTTCGAGATCCTGGAAAAGCGTCTGCGCGAGCTGGCATTTCTCAATTCCGGTGTGCGCATTCTTCTGCGTGACGAGCGCCCCGAGGAGCCGCGCGAGAGCGAGCTGTTCTACGAAGGCGGCGTGCGCGAGTTCGTCAAGTATCTGGACCGCAACAAGACCGCGATGCTGCCCGATCCGATCTTCATCACCGGTGAGCGGGACGATATCGGCATCGAGGTCGCGATGTGGTGGAACGACAGCTATCACGAGACGGTGCTGCCCTTCACCAACAATATCCCGCAGCGCGATGGGGGCACGCATATGGCGGGCTTTCGCGGCGCGCTGACGCGGACCATCAACAATTACGCGCAGTCCAGCGGCATCGCCAAGAAGGAGAAAGTCAACTTCACTGGCGACGACGCGCGCGAAGGGCTGACCTGCGTTTTGTCGGTCAAGGTGCCGGATCCGAAATTCTCGAGCCAGACCAAGGACAAGCTGGTCAGCTCGGAGGTTCGGCCCGCCGTCGAGAACCTCGTGTCGGAAAAGTTGGCCGAGTGGTTCGAGGAGAACCCGAACGAGGCCAAGATCATCACCTCGAAGATCGTCGAGGCCGCCCTGGCTCGCGAGGCGGCGCGCAAGGCGCGCGAGCTGACGCGCCGCAAATCGGCGATGGATGTGAATTTCCTGGCGGGCAAGCTCAAGGATTGCTCGGAGAAGGATCCGACCAAGACCGAGGTGTTCCTCGTCGAGGGCGACTCGGCCGGAGGCTCTGCTCAGACGGGCCGCGATCGGGGCACGCAGGCGATCCTGCCACTGAAGGGCAAGATCCTTAACGTGGAACGCGCGCGGTTCGACCGGATGCTGGGTAGCCAAGAGATCGGCAACCTGGTGATGGCGCTGGGCACCGGCATTGGGCGCGATGAATTCAACATCGACAAGCTACGCTACCACAAGATCGTCATCATGACAGACGCCGATGTGGACGGCGCACATATTCGCACATTGCTCTTGACGTTCTTCTATCGACAGATGCCGGAACTTATTGAAAACGGGCATCTCTTTATCGCTCAGCCGCCCCTCTACAAAGTGTCGCGCGGCAAGTCCGAGGTCTATCTCAAGGACGAGGCCGCGATGGAGAATTACCTGATCGACCAGGGTGTCGACGGGGTCACGCTGCGGCAGGGCAATGGCGAGGATATCGCGGGACAGGATCTGGCCCGTGTTGTCGATAATGCGCGGCAATTACGCCGGGTGCTGGACGCGTTTCCCACGCATTATCCGCGCCATATCCTCGAGCAGGCGGCCATCGCGGGCGCTTTCGCGCCAGGCGCGATCGAGGGCGATTTGCAAGGCGTCGCCGATAAAGTGGCCGAGCGTTTGAACTTGATCGCACTGGAATACGAGCGTGGCTGGCAGGGGCGGATCACGCAGGATCACGGCATTCGTCTGGCCCGCATCTTGCGCGGCGTCGAAGAGGTGCGCACGCTGGACGGCCCGGTGCTGCGGGGCGGCGAGGCCAAGCGCACCGGCACTTTCACCGAGCACTTGCAGGACGTCTATAACCTGCCCGCGACGCTGATGCGCAAGGACAAGACCGAGATGATCTACGGTCCGATGGACCTGCTGAACGCCATCCTGAAAGAGGGCGAAAAGGGCTTGTCGCTACAGCGTTACAAGGGCTTGGGCGAGATGAACCCCGATCAGCTGTGGGAGACGACGCTGGACCCCGAAGCGCGCACACTGTTGCGGGTGGAGGTGGATGACGTGGCCGAGGCCGACGATCTCTTTACTAAGTTGATGGGTGACGTGGTCGAGCCGCGGCGCGAATTCATTCAGCAAAATGCGCTGAATGTGGAAAATCTGGACTTCTGA
- the recF gene encoding DNA replication/repair protein RecF (All proteins in this family for which functions are known are DNA-binding proteins that assist the filamentation of RecA onto DNA for the initiation of recombination or recombinational repair.) has translation MTGLYLSSLRLSHFRSHKSAALTLDARPVAIHGPNGAGKTNLIEAVSLFSPGRGMRRAAAQDMVRRPEALGWKLSGVLHSLDRLHEVEIWAEDGGARQLRIDDKAAPQLALGRLARVLWLVPSMDRLWIEGAEGRRRFLDRVTMSFLPSHAEAVLDFDKAMRERNRLLKDQVRDAHWYLALEAQMATRGAEIDAGRRAALEELHAAQAEAETAFPVAELELTATDGEMPGSAEDYRAALAESRFRDLVAGRTLVGPHRADLYGVYSAKGVPAKDCSTGEQKALLVSLILANARALAKSFGAPPILLLDEVAAHLDAGRRAALYDEICGLGAQAWMTGTGPELFAELGPRAQHIEVTEEGGTSQVSPL, from the coding sequence ATGACAGGTCTGTATCTGTCATCCCTTCGTCTATCTCACTTCCGCTCGCATAAATCGGCGGCGTTGACGCTGGATGCGCGGCCCGTGGCGATCCATGGACCCAATGGCGCGGGCAAGACCAACCTCATCGAGGCGGTATCGCTCTTTTCTCCGGGGCGCGGCATGCGGCGGGCGGCGGCGCAGGACATGGTCCGGCGGCCCGAGGCGCTGGGATGGAAGCTGTCGGGCGTACTGCATTCGCTGGACCGTCTGCACGAGGTAGAGATCTGGGCCGAGGATGGCGGTGCGCGGCAGCTGCGCATCGACGACAAGGCGGCGCCGCAATTGGCGCTGGGGCGGCTGGCGCGGGTGCTTTGGCTGGTGCCGTCGATGGATCGCCTCTGGATCGAGGGGGCCGAGGGGCGGCGGCGGTTTCTGGACCGTGTCACGATGAGCTTCTTGCCCAGCCATGCCGAGGCGGTTCTGGATTTCGACAAAGCCATGCGCGAGCGCAATCGCCTGCTGAAGGACCAGGTGCGCGATGCGCATTGGTATCTGGCTCTGGAGGCGCAGATGGCCACCCGCGGGGCCGAGATCGACGCAGGCCGTCGCGCGGCGCTGGAGGAATTGCACGCCGCGCAGGCCGAGGCCGAAACAGCGTTTCCAGTGGCCGAGCTGGAGCTGACGGCGACCGATGGCGAAATGCCCGGCAGCGCCGAGGATTACCGCGCCGCATTGGCCGAGAGCCGGTTTCGCGATCTGGTGGCGGGGCGCACGTTGGTGGGGCCACACCGCGCGGACCTTTACGGTGTGTATTCGGCCAAGGGCGTGCCCGCGAAGGATTGCAGCACGGGCGAGCAAAAGGCGCTTCTGGTGTCGCTGATCCTCGCGAATGCGCGGGCGCTGGCCAAATCCTTTGGCGCGCCGCCGATCCTGCTGCTCGATGAGGTGGCGGCGCATCTGGACGCGGGCCGCCGCGCCGCGCTTTATGACGAGATTTGCGGCCTTGGCGCGCAGGCCTGGATGACCGGTACCGGGCCGGAATTGTTTGCCGAACTTGGTCCGCGTGCGCAGCATATCGAGGTGACGGAAGAGGGTGGAACCTCGCAGGTCTCGCCCCTTTGA
- the dnaN gene encoding DNA polymerase III subunit beta, with translation MKLSIERGTLLKAVSQAQSVVERRNTIPILANVLIEAEGDTVNFRATDLDIEVSDKAPAQVERPGATTVSAVTLHEIVRKLPDGALVTLADDGTSGRLTVEAGRSNFNLATLPKEDFPVMASSEYASNFSAKAPVLRRLFDKSKFAISTEETRYYLNGVYMHVSTGEDGQVLRCVATDGHRLARIDADLPAGAEEMPGVIVPRKTVGELRKLLDDDDMMIAVSVSETKIRFATPNITLTSKVIDGTFPDYTRVIPQGNTRKMEVDAAEFAKAVDRVATVSSERSRAVKLSLDEDRLILSVNAPDSGAAEEELAVAYGDERLEIGFNAKYLLEIASQVDRENAVFLFNSAGDPTLMREGNDLSAVYVVMPMRV, from the coding sequence ATGAAGCTCAGCATCGAACGCGGAACCTTGCTTAAGGCCGTTAGCCAGGCGCAATCGGTCGTCGAGCGTCGCAACACCATCCCAATCCTTGCCAACGTGCTGATCGAGGCCGAGGGCGACACCGTGAATTTCCGCGCGACCGATCTCGATATCGAGGTCAGCGACAAGGCACCCGCACAGGTCGAGCGGCCCGGCGCGACAACGGTGTCCGCCGTGACCCTGCACGAGATTGTCCGCAAGCTGCCCGATGGCGCGCTGGTCACTCTGGCCGATGATGGCACCTCCGGGCGTCTGACGGTCGAGGCGGGCCGGTCCAATTTCAACCTTGCGACCCTGCCCAAAGAAGATTTCCCGGTCATGGCGTCCTCGGAATATGCCAGCAACTTCTCGGCCAAGGCGCCGGTGCTGCGCCGCCTCTTCGACAAGTCGAAATTCGCAATCTCGACCGAGGAGACGCGCTATTACCTCAATGGCGTCTATATGCACGTCTCGACCGGCGAGGACGGACAGGTGCTGCGCTGCGTCGCAACCGATGGCCATCGCCTCGCGCGGATCGACGCGGACTTGCCCGCCGGCGCCGAGGAGATGCCCGGCGTGATCGTGCCCCGCAAGACCGTCGGCGAGCTGCGCAAGCTGCTGGACGATGACGACATGATGATTGCCGTGTCGGTGAGCGAGACAAAGATCCGCTTTGCCACGCCGAACATCACGCTGACCTCAAAGGTCATCGACGGCACATTCCCTGACTACACGCGCGTCATTCCGCAGGGCAACACCCGCAAGATGGAGGTGGACGCCGCCGAATTTGCCAAGGCCGTCGACCGTGTCGCAACCGTCAGCAGCGAGCGGAGCCGCGCCGTCAAACTATCCTTGGACGAGGATCGCCTGATCCTGAGCGTCAACGCGCCCGATAGCGGCGCCGCCGAAGAAGAGTTGGCTGTGGCTTACGGCGACGAACGCCTCGAGATCGGGTTTAACGCGAAATACCTGCTGGAGATCGCGAGCCAGGTCGATCGCGAGAACGCGGTGTTTCTCTTTAATTCCGCCGGCGACCCGACGCTGATGCGCGAGGGGAATGACCTGAGCGCAGTCTATGTCGTCATGCCGATGCGCGTGTGA
- the dnaA gene encoding chromosomal replication initiator protein DnaA, with protein sequence MTQDQWGQLKQDLLKTIGKSNYKSWIEPLELSHVEEGVATFAVPTSFVGNYVSQKYGDQILYHARSISPDIRRVHFQVPANSAGRPTARASSPRPAADAKAPAQRDASMPAAPLDKRFSFDTFVVGKPNELAHAAAKRVASGGPVTFNPLFLYGGVGLGKTHLMHAIAWELSQRQPELNVVYLSAEQFMYRFVSALRERKMMDFKSMFRSVDVLMVDDVQFIAGKDSTQEEFFHTFNALVDGGKQIIISADRAPGEIENLEERIKSRLQCGLVVDLHPTNYELRLGILQSKVEYYRTQYPGLVLADGVLEFLAMRITKNVRVLEGALTRLFAFASLVGHEITMELTQDCLADVLRSSERQVTIEEIQRQVSDHYNIRLSDLIGPKRVRIFARPRQVAMYLAKQMTSRSLPEIGRRFGGRDHTTVMHGVRRIDELRVADVQIAEDIDLLRRTLEA encoded by the coding sequence ATGACACAAGATCAATGGGGCCAACTCAAGCAGGACCTTCTCAAGACGATCGGCAAGAGCAATTATAAAAGCTGGATCGAACCCTTGGAGCTGTCGCATGTCGAGGAGGGTGTTGCCACCTTTGCCGTGCCGACGAGCTTTGTAGGCAATTATGTGTCCCAGAAATACGGCGATCAGATCCTGTATCATGCGCGCAGCATCTCGCCCGATATCCGCCGTGTCCATTTCCAGGTGCCAGCCAATAGTGCGGGACGTCCCACCGCGCGGGCGTCCAGTCCACGCCCGGCTGCCGATGCCAAGGCGCCCGCACAGCGCGACGCCAGCATGCCCGCCGCGCCGCTGGACAAGCGCTTCTCGTTCGACACATTCGTCGTGGGCAAACCCAACGAGCTGGCCCATGCCGCGGCCAAGCGCGTGGCATCCGGCGGCCCGGTCACATTCAACCCGCTGTTCCTCTATGGCGGTGTCGGCCTGGGCAAGACGCACCTGATGCACGCCATCGCGTGGGAGCTGTCGCAGCGCCAACCGGAGCTGAATGTGGTCTACCTTTCGGCGGAGCAGTTCATGTATCGCTTCGTGTCGGCCCTGCGCGAGCGCAAGATGATGGATTTCAAATCCATGTTCCGCTCGGTCGATGTGCTGATGGTTGACGACGTGCAGTTCATCGCCGGCAAGGACAGCACGCAGGAGGAATTCTTTCACACGTTCAACGCGCTGGTGGATGGCGGCAAGCAGATCATCATCTCGGCCGACCGCGCGCCGGGCGAGATCGAGAATCTCGAAGAGCGGATCAAATCGCGTCTGCAGTGCGGCCTCGTCGTCGATCTGCACCCCACCAATTACGAGCTGCGCCTCGGCATTTTGCAGTCAAAGGTCGAGTATTACCGCACGCAATATCCCGGCCTCGTTCTGGCCGATGGTGTGCTGGAATTTTTGGCCATGCGCATCACCAAGAACGTCCGCGTTCTGGAAGGCGCTTTGACGCGCCTTTTCGCCTTCGCTTCGCTGGTTGGGCACGAGATCACGATGGAGTTGACGCAGGATTGCCTGGCCGATGTGCTGCGCAGCAGCGAGCGGCAGGTGACCATCGAAGAGATCCAGCGCCAGGTGTCGGACCATTACAACATCCGCCTCAGCGATCTGATCGGGCCCAAGCGCGTGCGCATTTTTGCCCGTCCACGCCAGGTGGCGATGTATCTGGCCAAGCAAATGACTTCGCGCAGCCTGCCCGAAATCGGGCGCCGCTTTGGCGGGCGTGACCACACGACCGTCATGCACGGTGTGCGCCGTATCGACGAGCTGCGCGTGGCCGATGTGCAGATTGCCGAAGATATCGATCTGTTGCGCCGTACGCTCGAGGCGTGA
- the rpsT gene encoding 30S ribosomal protein S20 has translation MANTPQSKKRARQNEARFAVNKARRSRIRTYLRKVEEAIASGDKSAAEAALREAQPELMRGVTKGVFHKNTAARKMSRLSSRVKAIG, from the coding sequence ATGGCTAATACGCCTCAGTCAAAAAAGCGCGCACGTCAGAACGAGGCACGCTTTGCGGTCAACAAGGCCCGTCGTTCGCGCATCCGCACCTACCTGCGCAAGGTAGAAGAGGCCATCGCCTCGGGTGACAAATCCGCTGCAGAAGCAGCTCTGCGCGAAGCCCAGCCCGAGCTTATGCGCGGTGTCACCAAAGGCGTGTTTCACAAGAACACCGCAGCGCGCAAGATGTCGCGCCTGTCGAGCCGCGTGAAAGCTATCGGCTGA
- a CDS encoding enoyl-CoA hydratase, which produces MAYETIIVEVEDHVAQITLNRPDALNALNDQLLQELVSALQEAQANDKVRCIILTGSDKAFAAGADVKMMSDKSFVEMFSEDFFGAQHDAITRIRKPIIAAVSGYALGGGCELAMMCDFIIASDTAKFGQPEINLGIMAGLGGSQRLTRFIGKSKAMDMNLTGRFMDAEEAERAGLVSRVVPVKKLKEEARSAAGKIAEKSMMSVMAVKEAVNRSFETTLSEGLLFERRVFHSLFATEDQAEGMSAFKEKRQAQFRDK; this is translated from the coding sequence ATGGCCTATGAGACGATCATCGTCGAAGTAGAAGACCACGTCGCCCAGATTACCCTGAACCGCCCCGATGCCCTGAATGCGCTGAACGATCAGCTGCTGCAGGAATTGGTCAGCGCGCTTCAGGAGGCACAAGCCAACGACAAGGTGCGCTGCATCATCCTCACCGGTTCGGACAAGGCCTTTGCTGCCGGGGCAGACGTCAAGATGATGTCCGACAAGAGCTTCGTCGAGATGTTTTCCGAGGATTTCTTTGGCGCGCAGCACGATGCGATCACCCGCATCCGCAAGCCGATCATCGCCGCGGTGTCGGGCTATGCGCTGGGTGGCGGGTGCGAATTGGCCATGATGTGCGATTTCATCATCGCGTCCGATACCGCCAAGTTCGGCCAGCCCGAGATCAACCTGGGGATCATGGCGGGCCTTGGCGGCTCGCAGCGTCTGACGCGCTTCATCGGCAAGTCGAAGGCGATGGACATGAATCTGACGGGTCGCTTCATGGATGCCGAGGAGGCAGAGCGCGCGGGCCTGGTCAGCCGCGTCGTTCCGGTCAAGAAGCTGAAGGAAGAGGCGCGCTCGGCCGCGGGCAAGATCGCCGAGAAGTCCATGATGTCCGTGATGGCCGTCAAGGAGGCCGTCAACCGCAGCTTTGAGACCACGCTGAGCGAAGGTCTGCTGTTCGAGCGGCGCGTGTTCCATTCGCTCTTCGCGACCGAGGATCAGGCCGAGGGCATGTCCGCCTTCAAGGAAAAGCGGCAAGCGCAGTTTCGCGACAAATAG
- the mutM gene encoding bifunctional DNA-formamidopyrimidine glycosylase/DNA-(apurinic or apyrimidinic site) lyase, which yields MPELPEVETVRRGLLPVMEGGTIARADVNRPDLRWPFPERMAARLEGQQVMGLRRRSKYILADLAGGETLLIHLGMSGRILISGDPLGQFVHDHPAAEKHDHVVFHMASGARVTFNDPRRFGAMDMFATDEAEAHPLLAKLGPEPMGNSFNEDYLVAALKGKNTPIKSALLDQRLIAGLGNIYVCEALYRAGISPRRRAGNIGAARAASLVSIIRDVLRDAIQAGGSSLRDFRRADGELGYFQHRFDVYDREGEQCRRAECGGTIGRVVQSGRSSFYCRKCQR from the coding sequence ATGCCGGAATTACCCGAAGTCGAAACGGTGCGCCGTGGCCTTCTGCCTGTGATGGAAGGCGGCACCATCGCCCGTGCCGACGTAAACCGCCCCGATCTGCGCTGGCCCTTTCCCGAGCGTATGGCGGCGCGGCTGGAAGGCCAGCAGGTGATGGGTCTGCGGCGGCGTTCGAAATATATCCTGGCAGATCTTGCAGGGGGTGAAACGCTGCTTATCCACTTGGGAATGTCGGGGCGCATACTGATTTCCGGCGATCCGCTCGGACAATTCGTGCACGATCATCCGGCCGCTGAAAAACATGATCACGTCGTGTTTCACATGGCCAGCGGCGCGCGCGTCACGTTCAACGACCCGCGTCGGTTCGGAGCAATGGACATGTTCGCCACTGACGAGGCGGAGGCGCATCCTCTTCTGGCCAAATTGGGGCCCGAGCCGATGGGGAACAGCTTTAACGAGGATTACCTCGTGGCCGCGCTCAAGGGTAAGAATACCCCGATCAAGTCCGCGCTGCTGGATCAGCGCCTCATTGCGGGTCTCGGCAACATATACGTGTGTGAAGCACTTTATCGCGCCGGCATCTCGCCGCGTCGCCGCGCGGGCAACATCGGGGCGGCGCGTGCGGCATCGTTGGTGTCGATCATTCGCGATGTGCTGCGCGATGCAATTCAGGCAGGCGGATCGTCGTTACGGGATTTTCGTCGCGCGGATGGCGAACTGGGCTATTTCCAACACCGTTTCGATGTCTACGACCGCGAGGGCGAGCAGTGCCGCAGGGCGGAATGCGGCGGAACGATCGGCCGCGTCGTGCAATCGGGGCGCTCATCCTTTTATTGCCGCAAATGCCAGCGATGA
- the ubiE gene encoding bifunctional demethylmenaquinone methyltransferase/2-methoxy-6-polyprenyl-1,4-benzoquinol methylase UbiE, whose protein sequence is MSDKTTHFGFQDIPEDEKAGRVRGVFGSVASKYDVMNDVMSMGIHRVWKDAMMDWLAPRPGQRLLDVAGGTGDIAFRFLKRAGSGHATVLDLTEPMLIEGRKRAEAEAMADDLDWVVGDAMALPFQDNSFDVYTISFGIRNVTRPQEALDEAYRVLRPGGRLMVLEFSQIPNDMMQKVYDLYSFNIIPRMGQAIAGDRDSYQYLVESIRKFPDQETFLQMVRKAGFGNARYRNLSMGIACLHSGWKL, encoded by the coding sequence ATGAGCGACAAGACCACCCATTTTGGATTTCAGGACATCCCCGAAGATGAGAAAGCGGGCCGCGTGCGCGGCGTCTTCGGCTCGGTTGCCAGCAAGTATGACGTGATGAACGACGTAATGAGCATGGGCATCCACCGTGTCTGGAAGGACGCAATGATGGACTGGCTGGCGCCGCGCCCCGGCCAGCGCCTGCTGGACGTGGCGGGCGGCACGGGGGACATCGCCTTTCGCTTTCTCAAGCGCGCGGGCAGCGGTCACGCCACCGTGCTGGACCTGACCGAACCGATGCTGATTGAGGGCAGAAAGCGCGCCGAAGCCGAAGCGATGGCGGACGATCTGGATTGGGTTGTCGGTGACGCCATGGCCCTGCCCTTCCAGGACAATTCCTTCGACGTCTACACGATCAGCTTTGGCATCCGAAACGTCACCCGCCCCCAAGAGGCGCTGGACGAGGCCTACCGCGTGCTGCGCCCCGGCGGACGCCTGATGGTGCTGGAGTTCAGCCAGATCCCGAACGACATGATGCAAAAGGTCTATGATCTCTATAGTTTCAACATCATCCCCCGTATGGGCCAGGCGATCGCCGGAGATCGAGACAGCTATCAGTATCTTGTCGAGTCCATTCGGAAGTTTCCGGATCAAGAGACGTTTTTGCAGATGGTGCGCAAGGCAGGTTTCGGAAACGCAAGGTATCGCAATCTCAGCATGGGCATAGCCTGCCTGCATTCCGGCTGGAAACTGTAG
- the ubiB gene encoding 2-polyprenylphenol 6-hydroxylase, producing the protein MRGPHNIIRLIRTGATLERTGAMPIVMDAMDAPPQVRAALRLLAWPFKWLGAKGDPAMPPAPRALTALGPAYIKFGQILSTRPDLVGSELAQQMRVLQDKLPPFPEDVAMAAIESELGAPVEQLFDDFSPPVAAASIAQVHKARLRDTGEAVAIKVLRPGIERAFRVDIDAFYFAASMIELLSASSRRLRPTDVIAHFEGVVMGELDLRLEASSASEFAANTEGDKGFELPPIKWELSSRRVMTMGWADGVPLGDNDAIDAAGHDRRVLGDRVLQLFLSHALRDGYFHADMHQGNLKVAANGNIIIYDFGIMGHIDEYTRRVYAEILYGFIKRDYRRVAEVHFEAGYVPPDRDVDEFARALRAVGEPIFGMDATRISMGNLLSYLFEVTERFGMETRTELILLQRTMVVVEGVARSLNPQINIWEVAKPVVEDYIRKSLGPRAVAQSLGRTAAVLARFGPRLPQLVESALMRSASPPPPNPPRRRRRDLVLWGVFGVISGATVTSLIFQLG; encoded by the coding sequence ATGCGGGGACCGCACAATATTATTCGACTGATCCGCACCGGCGCCACTCTGGAGCGCACGGGCGCCATGCCCATCGTGATGGACGCGATGGACGCGCCGCCGCAGGTGCGCGCCGCGCTGCGCCTCTTGGCTTGGCCATTCAAGTGGCTGGGCGCCAAGGGTGATCCGGCAATGCCGCCCGCGCCGCGCGCGCTGACCGCCTTGGGGCCGGCATACATCAAATTCGGACAAATCCTATCAACGCGGCCCGATCTGGTCGGAAGCGAGTTGGCACAACAGATGCGTGTCCTTCAGGACAAGCTGCCTCCGTTTCCCGAGGATGTCGCCATGGCGGCCATCGAGTCCGAGCTGGGCGCACCCGTTGAACAGTTGTTCGACGACTTCAGCCCTCCGGTGGCGGCCGCTTCGATTGCACAAGTGCACAAGGCGCGCCTGCGCGACACCGGCGAGGCTGTGGCCATCAAGGTACTGCGCCCCGGCATCGAGCGTGCGTTCCGCGTCGATATAGACGCCTTCTATTTCGCCGCCTCGATGATCGAGCTGCTTTCGGCCTCGTCGCGACGCTTGCGGCCTACAGATGTCATCGCGCATTTCGAAGGCGTGGTCATGGGCGAGCTGGATCTGCGGCTCGAGGCATCTTCGGCGTCAGAATTCGCCGCCAATACCGAAGGCGACAAGGGTTTCGAACTGCCCCCCATCAAGTGGGAGCTGTCAAGCCGCCGGGTCATGACGATGGGCTGGGCCGATGGTGTGCCTCTGGGCGACAATGACGCCATCGACGCCGCCGGCCACGACCGCCGTGTGCTGGGTGACCGGGTGCTGCAACTCTTTCTCAGCCACGCCTTGCGAGATGGCTATTTCCACGCCGATATGCATCAAGGCAATCTGAAGGTCGCGGCCAACGGCAACATCATCATCTACGATTTCGGCATCATGGGCCATATCGATGAGTATACCCGCCGGGTCTATGCCGAAATCCTCTACGGCTTTATCAAGAGGGACTACCGCCGCGTCGCCGAAGTGCATTTCGAGGCCGGATACGTGCCACCCGACCGCGATGTGGATGAGTTCGCCCGCGCTCTGCGCGCTGTGGGCGAGCCGATTTTCGGCATGGACGCGACGCGCATCAGCATGGGCAACCTGCTCAGCTATCTCTTCGAGGTGACAGAGCGATTTGGCATGGAGACGCGCACCGAGCTGATCTTGTTGCAGCGCACGATGGTCGTTGTCGAAGGTGTAGCCCGCTCACTCAATCCCCAGATCAATATCTGGGAAGTCGCAAAACCCGTGGTCGAGGATTACATCCGCAAAAGCTTGGGCCCCCGGGCCGTTGCGCAAAGCCTCGGGCGCACCGCCGCAGTCCTCGCAAGGTTCGGACCACGTCTTCCACAACTGGTCGAATCTGCGCTGATGCGCAGCGCAAGCCCGCCCCCACCCAACCCGCCTCGCCGCCGTCGGCGCGATCTAGTCCTCTGGGGCGTCTTTGGCGTGATCTCGGGCGCTACAGTGACATCATTGATTTTTCAATTGGGGTAG